In Pseudocalidococcus azoricus BACA0444, a single genomic region encodes these proteins:
- the nrdR gene encoding transcriptional regulator NrdR encodes MQCPACQHPDGRVLESRSAEGGHSIRRRRECLQCGRRFTTYERIEFVPMTVIKRDGRRESFNRSKLLRGLVTACGKTGVGLEIIESVVDDIEASLQLREEREIPSAEIGEAALQQLRGISEVAYVRFASVYRQFQGIDDFVQELHNLQGLVQSGADPVSVQASNRALVKNSLILQT; translated from the coding sequence ATGCAATGCCCCGCCTGTCAACATCCTGATGGCCGTGTCTTAGAGTCCCGTTCAGCAGAGGGGGGTCATAGTATTCGGCGGCGGCGCGAATGTCTCCAATGTGGGCGGCGATTTACCACCTATGAGCGGATTGAATTTGTCCCGATGACGGTCATTAAACGGGATGGGCGGCGGGAGTCTTTTAATCGCTCAAAACTCCTGCGGGGGCTGGTGACGGCCTGTGGTAAAACTGGCGTTGGCCTGGAAATAATTGAGTCAGTGGTGGATGACATTGAAGCCTCGTTGCAGTTACGGGAAGAGCGGGAAATTCCCAGCGCAGAAATTGGGGAGGCCGCTTTACAACAGTTGCGGGGCATTAGTGAAGTGGCCTATGTTCGATTTGCTTCAGTTTATCGGCAGTTTCAGGGCATTGATGACTTTGTCCAAGAACTCCACAATCTCCAAGGGTTAGTCCAGTCCGGTGCCGATCCGGTCTCTGTCCAAGCCAGCAATCGAGCACTGGTGAAAAATTCCTTAATTCTCCAAACCTAA
- a CDS encoding 30S ribosomal protein S1 gives MVNQEKVIDIGFTHADFAALLDKYDYHFNPGDVVAGTVFSIEPKGALIDIGAKTAAYIPIQEMSINRIDNPDEVLQSNEVREFFILADENEEGQLTLSIRRIEYMRAWERVRQLQAEDATVRSQVFATNRGGALVRIEGLRGFIPGSHISTRVNKEELVGEELPLKFLEVDEERNRLVLSHRRALVERKMNKLEVGEVVIGTVRGIKPYGAFIDIGGVSGLLHISEISHDHIDTPHSVFNVNDQLKVMIIDLDAERGRISLSTKQLEPEPGDMVKNPQLVYEKAEEMAEKYRQQQLAQQEALLNGGVVEEASEESYEAVSATDAGDGEDIEEEVALQEA, from the coding sequence ATGGTCAATCAGGAAAAGGTTATTGATATTGGGTTTACCCACGCCGATTTTGCCGCCCTCTTAGATAAATACGATTACCACTTCAATCCCGGTGATGTGGTGGCAGGGACGGTCTTCAGCATTGAACCCAAAGGCGCACTGATTGACATTGGCGCAAAAACCGCTGCTTACATTCCCATCCAAGAAATGTCAATTAACCGGATTGATAACCCTGATGAGGTGTTGCAGTCCAATGAAGTGCGGGAATTTTTTATTCTGGCTGATGAAAACGAAGAAGGGCAGTTAACCCTCTCAATTCGCCGGATTGAATATATGCGGGCCTGGGAACGGGTACGGCAATTACAAGCGGAAGATGCCACCGTGCGCTCCCAAGTTTTTGCCACCAACCGGGGTGGGGCCTTGGTGCGGATTGAAGGGTTACGGGGTTTTATTCCCGGCTCCCACATCAGTACGCGGGTGAACAAAGAAGAATTAGTCGGTGAAGAACTCCCCCTGAAGTTCCTCGAAGTGGATGAAGAGCGCAATCGCCTCGTCCTCAGTCATCGCCGGGCCTTGGTTGAACGGAAGATGAACAAGTTGGAAGTGGGCGAAGTCGTGATTGGGACGGTGCGCGGCATCAAACCCTATGGGGCCTTTATTGATATTGGCGGTGTGAGCGGCTTGCTGCACATTTCCGAAATTTCCCATGACCATATTGATACGCCCCACAGCGTCTTTAACGTTAATGACCAACTCAAGGTGATGATTATTGACCTAGATGCGGAACGGGGCCGGATTTCCCTTTCTACCAAGCAACTGGAACCCGAACCAGGGGATATGGTCAAGAATCCGCAACTGGTCTATGAAAAAGCGGAAGAAATGGCTGAAAAATATCGGCAACAACAACTGGCTCAACAAGAAGCACTCCTGAATGGTGGTGTGGTTGAAGAGGCTAGTGAGGAATCCTACGAGGCCGTTTCTGCTACTGATGCGGGTGATGGAGAGGATATAGAAGAAGAAGTTGCCCTACAGGAGGCCTAG
- the pdxA gene encoding 4-hydroxythreonine-4-phosphate dehydrogenase PdxA — protein MVSRLAITLGDPAGIGPEVILKALAALEQIGSLDCFELVVVGSQSVLDKTYEQLIALGCACFDPGQLNILDSFPAIHVTPGQPNPETGAASFAYLEQAIQLALSGKVSGIVTGPISKTIWQQAGYDYPGQTEVLATQSQSQSTGMFFVGRSPQTGWVLRTLLATTHIPLAQVPQALTPDLLTQKLELLIQTLKQDFGLETPRIAIAGLNPHSGEQGKLGREEVEWMQTWLESMKVKYPQVELMGLVPPDTLWVGAGLAWWQDFPCPTAYDAYLALYHDQGLIPVKMLAFDQAVNCTLGLPFIRTSPDHGTAFDIAGRGIARSESMEAALAWAKTLSRKRAF, from the coding sequence CTGGTATCTCGGTTAGCGATTACGCTGGGGGATCCGGCCGGGATTGGCCCGGAAGTGATCCTCAAGGCCTTAGCTGCACTAGAACAAATTGGCTCTCTTGACTGCTTCGAGTTAGTGGTTGTGGGGAGTCAATCTGTTTTAGATAAAACCTATGAGCAATTAATCGCCTTAGGGTGCGCCTGTTTTGACCCAGGCCAGCTTAATATTCTCGATTCATTCCCGGCTATTCATGTCACCCCCGGCCAACCTAATCCTGAAACTGGCGCGGCGAGTTTTGCCTATCTGGAACAGGCGATTCAGTTAGCCTTGTCTGGTAAAGTTTCTGGGATTGTGACTGGGCCGATTAGCAAGACCATTTGGCAGCAGGCGGGCTACGATTACCCAGGCCAGACAGAAGTTTTAGCAACCCAAAGTCAAAGTCAATCAACAGGGATGTTTTTTGTTGGCCGCTCGCCCCAGACGGGTTGGGTGTTGAGAACATTACTGGCAACAACCCATATTCCCCTCGCCCAAGTTCCCCAGGCCCTCACCCCGGATTTATTAACTCAAAAACTGGAGTTGCTGATTCAAACCTTAAAACAGGATTTTGGCCTGGAAACTCCCCGGATCGCGATTGCTGGCTTAAATCCCCACAGCGGTGAACAAGGCAAATTGGGACGAGAGGAAGTTGAATGGATGCAGACCTGGTTAGAGTCAATGAAGGTTAAATATCCACAGGTTGAGTTAATGGGTCTAGTCCCACCGGATACGCTATGGGTGGGAGCGGGCTTGGCCTGGTGGCAGGATTTTCCATGTCCAACTGCTTATGATGCCTACCTGGCCCTCTATCATGACCAAGGACTCATTCCAGTAAAAATGTTGGCTTTTGACCAGGCCGTGAACTGTACCCTTGGCTTGCCCTTTATTCGCACTTCCCCAGATCATGGCACTGCCTTTGATATTGCGGGTCGTGGGATTGCCAGAAGTGAAAGTATGGAAGCGGCCTTGGCCTGGGCAAAAACTTTAAGCCGAAAAAGAGCATTCTGA
- a CDS encoding polysaccharide biosynthesis/export family protein — MSVLLKDKVISFLLSLLAIPATGIFVQPSLASNFSKPVGMPLSPGDRLNVQIREGEGFSGIYEVSLDGTINIPYLQPIRVVGLDIAQVEQILTRSLVQAGLFNPKFVQVSVAIRQWGPILINISGATFEPGQRMINSLSAEAQATDQASSRISGSYPPNRYLTAALQAGGGITPYADLQNIRIIRDGQENVVDLSPIFLGGKITDVPLVAGDQIIVPSKPEFQNDYVRPSQITPPGIAVNLSNLTVPATSNASSNLSSQNNSFAYGIRFSQAIVFANCVGGTQTTNALRYGVLVRTDRLTGKTTYVQRSVESLIRNSTDNENNPFLMPYDSVACYDSTVTNISAVLGFLSNLISPFNLLNNLIRGNSSTTIINP; from the coding sequence ATGTCAGTTTTACTTAAAGATAAAGTAATTAGTTTCCTGTTAAGCCTTTTAGCCATTCCTGCTACTGGTATCTTTGTCCAGCCATCACTGGCCTCTAACTTCAGTAAGCCAGTTGGGATGCCCCTTTCTCCTGGGGATCGTCTCAATGTTCAGATTCGTGAAGGAGAAGGCTTTAGTGGAATTTATGAAGTGAGCTTGGATGGCACGATCAATATTCCCTATCTTCAGCCAATTCGGGTAGTCGGACTCGACATTGCCCAAGTTGAGCAGATTCTCACTCGCTCCTTAGTTCAAGCTGGACTATTCAATCCCAAATTTGTCCAAGTTAGTGTTGCTATTCGACAATGGGGGCCAATTCTGATCAACATTTCTGGAGCAACTTTTGAGCCGGGGCAACGAATGATTAACTCACTGTCTGCCGAAGCTCAAGCAACGGATCAGGCATCCAGTCGCATCTCTGGTAGCTATCCTCCCAATCGGTATTTAACTGCGGCACTCCAAGCTGGGGGCGGCATTACTCCCTACGCAGATTTACAGAATATCCGGATTATTCGGGATGGACAAGAGAACGTCGTAGATTTATCCCCTATTTTTTTGGGAGGAAAAATCACAGATGTCCCGTTAGTAGCTGGGGATCAAATTATTGTCCCATCCAAACCAGAATTTCAAAATGACTATGTGCGCCCCAGCCAGATTACGCCCCCAGGTATTGCCGTGAACCTTTCTAACCTCACTGTCCCAGCAACGAGTAATGCCTCATCTAATCTGAGTTCACAGAACAACAGCTTCGCCTATGGGATTCGTTTCTCCCAGGCCATTGTTTTTGCAAACTGCGTGGGCGGAACACAAACAACTAACGCCCTCAGATATGGTGTCCTTGTCCGCACGGATCGCCTCACCGGTAAAACAACCTATGTGCAACGTTCCGTAGAAAGTTTGATCCGTAACTCTACAGACAACGAAAATAATCCGTTCTTAATGCCCTATGACTCAGTGGCTTGCTATGATTCAACAGTGACAAATATCAGTGCTGTTTTGGGTTTCCTCAGCAATCTCATATCGCCCTTTAATTTACTCAATAACTTAATTCGTGGCAATAGTAGTACCACAATTATCAATCCATAA